In the genome of Crassostrea angulata isolate pt1a10 chromosome 6, ASM2561291v2, whole genome shotgun sequence, the window GTAATCCACTGTTATCCTCTAATGATTTCATCGGACTTTGTTtgcaagatttttttgtttctttctgtaaaaaatatatacataaaaaattaataaagataaagtAATGTATCACATATTAAGGACAGATGCTATTTATCGATATGATATATATGGATGAATGGGAACTGCTGTGCTATTTTGAAATCATCAACTTGTTGGTAGCATGTTCAaataaggcctaaaaaaaaagttgtgtgtttcggataacccgacctaacctacaaaaaatGGGTACGGGATGTTTCGCACCTAAACATGTTTCgcacctattctgtttcgcGCTGAGACGGTTCGCACCGCGATGTTTCGCATCGAATACATTCTTaacaataaatgaaaaatatgaaacatgtaaaTGTTAAGTTTATGTAGCCGGTGTCGGTAGAATAAACATTGACatattatgtaaacatatatAGTAAACAcatagtttttgggagttgattttaatcaactctcctatgcacttactcgggcaaagcgaaagtgaaacagtgtttagacctaagcacaaatcaataccgctgacaacgctaagttcttgaaaataatcgatacattcgatgctatgtattctgaagcattgtttttcaagaaaacttatttattaataccatgaaaataataagattttaaattgtacaaacaatttagatattttttaaagtcgtatgtattcctacgctagagttcaatgtagtctcgatcgttcaaccagacgcttggctgtctccgttaatatcctaCAAAACAGAGCCtatcttgcttgtcggagataaacggagacagccgagcgtttggttgaacaagacaagagttatatcttgcctggatccatacaaattcttagaaatatttcgattactgatactacttgccatgcaaaatcacatatcgttgattttgaataaatgataatcgataaaatcaacttccgtcagtacttcagtactttgatttatggtTTATTACAAGAATGTAACGTAagtaaataagaaaatgaattttaaaaagtcactgCAGTAGGGCTATatcttaactacatgtatttagttgTATTTGCtgctaaaaataatataaaaatgaatctGACAATAAATATGTGGgctataaaaaattaatattatttgctGACAGACTatttgcatatatacatgtacgtaattaTGCAAACAATCGTTTGCAAGTTGCcttaaaagataatttatgaaTTTCTTCTAAACTTACCATTATGTACAAGATCCTCTGTAAGTGTGCCCTGAATATTTATTACCTCAGATTATTCCTTATACTAGGAGTAATGATTCTGCATATAGAACTACATATGTGTTATTTTCGTGTGTATTTTTCAGTAATGTGTATGTCACTCTCCAATGACATAattattaattcataaatatatgGGAACGAAAATTATCAAACCATATCACACATACAAAAATGGTAGTTAAATGGATGCAGAAGCTGTAATGTAAAGTTTAAAGCAGAAAAGTTATGTAATTAAATTATCCCCACCTTTAGATCTGTGGTACTTAATTACCTGCAATGACACtcgtaatttttcataaaaaaatacaggtaaatctCAAGTGAAAGACGTGCTATATAATTGTTATTACAACACAATTAATACCTCTTGTTCTGAACCTATACAATAAATTAGGGCCATGGCTTCAAAGGCTTCATAAAAACCAAACGAAAACGAAAAAACGTTATATTAGCCTTGCATTTAAACAGGCAAACACcgtttcaatgtttttttataacttatttcaattcttatataggttaaaattaatttcagagCAATAAtaacacgagaaaaatatcttaatacagTGAGATGTTTTGCTCCGAGGGAGGTGCGAAACATCGAGGTGCGAATCATCTCAGCgcgaaacagaataggtgcGAACCATCCCGGATTCCAAAAAATGGCctgatcctaccatttttagatgtctgattttatccgattgtgaattttatcttatttccaataaaaaatacgtttttaaatatgaaacaaacaaacaaacattcttaggattcatgcaaaaaaaatatgataaaataaaaaaacataggtaatcatagattactaagctcaccgagacggagcatcacccttatgagacatcaccttcataagaccacctttatcattttatatgaaaatcatactttatgatcttggatattcatggattctgttttgacaaaatatcatatatcatctgataaatttttttatgataatcatatgttcatatgttaatcaattcaatgatataaaattaaatattgcatcatgtcatatttataatatatatcatataatacaataaaataccgtaataaacaataatgagatatgatattgtaacgtatgatatgacattgtattgtgttatacctaattgtatttgatcacataatacaatatcataaaatataatacaatatagtattatattacaatatcatattacataatacatcataacattgaaacatgatataatattgtataatatagtatgatattgtattgagtgacactgaaacatatttgatacattatatgatattatatcatataatacaatataatttgattccaaaattgtatcttatcaaatgatacaatattatgtgataaagtaaaatattataaaatacattattatattatacataaagtatcatatgacacaataatatatattacaatatcatataatacaatttcatgtgatatgataatatattatataaaccaatatcatatcatacaatatcgtatgatacaatattatataatattacaatatcatataaaacaatttcatgtgacgtaattctatattactgaaaccaatatcatattatacaatattgtatgatacaatattatagaatatacaatattgtatcataggatacaatataatattttgcaatatcttatgtaattgtaccatgtgataaaataatatattaaaaatacaatataatattatacaatatcgtatcataatatacaatactatacataacaatatcatgatacaatatcatatcataaaatatcaaaaaaattgatagaatatcatatcatatcgtataactttttataatataacatatgatatcatattatatcatatcaaacaatattgtttcatatcatacaatatcataggaatcatgttatatcatttatcaacaaacacatctatctatcaagctggtttgagtgaggtaggagatttctttagcatccttgataatggagatcaggctctgcatctgaagcaacctctgcgtttaatttataataaagttaaatcaaatatgcaagctttcatctataaaacatgtgacctgttccaaaaaactaaacctcatccagcatccgaaacctatggctgagattcagcattcaagcccatcaggtgcattggtatcataagacgcatcatccatgcaagtttggtgaagtctggaccagtaataactaagatatcatcatcagagggcactagcaattaaaacctttacttcctccagcatccgtaACTTaaagctcagattcagcatccatgcctgtcaggtgcatctgtatcataagacacaccatacattcaagtttggtgaagttaggacctgtaataactaagaactattttttagcatccttgataaagaagatcaagctctgcatctgaagttacctctgcgattcattcatataacagttaaatcaactatgcaagtttgaaatagtactatcatctattaaacttgtgacctgttccaaaaaacttaactttatccagcatccgaaacctatggctcacactcagcattcaagcctgtcaggtgcatcagtatcataagacacaccatccatggaagtctggtgaagtaaggacaagtaataactaagatatcatcatcagagggcacctgtttcaaaaactttatttaaccagcttttaaaaccttaacctcctccagcatccgaaacctattgctcagattcagcattcaagcttgtcaggtgcatcagtatcataagacgcaccatccatacaagtttggtgaagttaggaccagtagtaactaagatataatcatcagagggcaactgcaacaaaaactttaaccagctctaaaaaccttaacctcttccagcatccgaaacctattgctcatattcagcattcaagcttgtcaggtgcattaatatcataagacgcatcattcatacaagtttggtgaagttaggaccagtagtaacttagatattgctatcaatgggcacctgcaacaaaaactttaacctgctccaaaaaccttaacctcctccagcatccccaacctatagctcagattcagcactcaaacctgtctggtgcatcagtatcataagacacaccatccatgcaagtttggtgaagtacggaccagcagtaactaagttattgctatcaaagggcacctgcaacaaaaactttaacctggtccaacaaccttaacctcctccagcatctgaaatttatgacccagattcagcatccaagtctttcaagtccataagtaggtccagatgcatcatccatgcaagtttggtgaagacaggacaagtaatagcttagatacaggacctgcaacaaaaactttaaccaggtccggacgccgatgccgacgccaccgccgacgccgagggtatagcataagctctccttgacttcgtctcgctGAGCTAAAAAaacctacctacctaacctaattttttcatcagtgttaccctaaacacacatttGTTTTTAGGCCTAAGCAAAATTACTACATCCTGATCAATGTAAATTTCTGGAAATCTGATCTACAGCAAGCCATCTGTttatatctcatttttttttgcatacatACAGTTGCTTTTTATCATGGCAACAAAATCTTAGCAAATAATGGCAATTTAGATACTCTGTGAAAATATTTCCAGTGACAACAGCAGAGACAAAAATAacaagttatttatgtctctgacaACAGAGACGGataaataattttccatttaaCACGGTTCTCCCGCTCCACAACACATGGTCAAATGGctagagaaaaaaatgttgcaaAAGGGTATGTATCACAGAAGTTAACTCTTACCAATCAACCAAAATGTGGATAACAACACCAGTGCGATCCTTACATTTCACCAGAGTAAATTCGGGAATACAGCAATTTCCAAACATTGTGCATTGCGTTGATGGGAGGTACTTTTATAATAACTCGACAAATACTGAGGAGGCAAATTCTACATGCGTGGTATTTGGTTAAAGGTATATGGATGTTTCATTTAGAGAATCCCGAATAACGGATACAGGATTTTCGATATTGTTCGTGTTTTTCTGCAAGTTTATACTTGCCGCGTCACTGTCGTTCTAATCATTGGCGGTTTTTGGACGTTGTAAAAGATTACTGGATGGAATAATTAAGGCACCAGCTTGCAATTATCTAtcaacttgtttatttttatcaagtGATATAGATAAATATACAGATGTACCCACAACAAATGGAAGGAAGATTATTTGTGATACAAACATTTACGacaaacaaaaatgtaataCTTCTCGGAACTTCTCGGGACCAAGGATCTCTCCAGGAAGCAAAATCTCaccacaaacaaacaaatagaaATTACAAAGTGGCCTGATGTCATGTAAGGAACGGTACAGGTAAGCTGTGAAAGGGTTTAAGTTCGACATTAAACATGCTTGATTACAGCgcaataaattttgaaattggtATTTTCACTATTTTGTACTGTAATGACAGCTGGCACTGAGAATGGACCACAGCCCTATCAGAACTTATACGTTTGTTATTTAAATTCAGTATTCAAATAGtcataatgataaataatgaaatacatcataatttttcaataatCTTGTTAATTTGTGTGCATGTGTTATATTTTTGGATGGACTTTAGAAATAGTACATTTGATCAACTATTTACTTTCAGTAATGCTAAAATCATCTGAGGAGgattattaagaaaaattaaatcagCAAATCTTCAAAACATGAGGTTTTGGAGAAGATCAAGACGACGTCATAACTCCAGTACTCTGGATAATAACTCCAGTGGAATAGCAGATTATTCACTTCCAGACGGCAACCGTTTTAGATGGAACCCATTATTCAGGGTGAACCATTCAGGCAGGGTTAAGCCTTTCAATTTGTCCATCAATCCATTTCTACATCACACTCAGGAGCTGCGAGGTCATGTGCCAAAATGTCTGGCCCGTGTGTCGCAGTCGGAGATTCTGATGGGACAGCGGGTAGAAAACTTCTCATCAGAGTGCTGGCTTCAAAACCACTTACACCAGTTTGCACACACCTCTGCTAATGACATTCAGAATAGCAACATTGAGACTGCAGAAGCGGCAGAAGAAATGGACGACGTAGAAGATGATAGTCCAGTAGGAAGTGATACAGAGAGACATTCTAACACATCTCTCGATAACTTTGAGTTTGAGTCCAATGATGGAGACATCCCAAGCGAGGGGATGGATAATGAATTACCCCCTGACATTTTTAACTATACCATGGCTGTGGAATTACCACCATACTATGATGAACCACCACCATCTTATGAGGAAGCTCTGGCAGAGGATGAGAGAAGAGAGAGACAGCTCTATTCCTCAACTCGATCCCGTGATGCTTTTCTGTGGTGAAGCTTTGTTGACAGTGCTTCATATTTGATCAATATCTAGTGGTGCATCAGTTTGTTGAGCTGTTTACTGTATGTATTTGTACTGAGTTTTTGTaagacatttaattttttttttttttagttttgctGTTTTGATGTCACCTTaatcatgtatatttcattggtctgatgtgtattctatatataccGGTAACCAGTAAGAAATTAATTACAACCATATAAAACCATATAGAACTCAATTTATATACATTGTTATCAAGTAAATCCCTTAGAAATGTACTAGAAAGATTATACTCATTACAGTGAAATTCTTTAATCAAATACTCTGATCGTGCTAGAGAATGAGCTCTGCATGATACCGCAAGTGAAATTTGGAATTGTTGTCCATTATAAACAAAAGCATTGAACCGGTTATCTACCCGTGTTGTGATCATTATATGAATGCAGTGCCTTGTAATGAGTTACTTGTGATACTGGGGAACTTGTAACTAAGGGCAATAGTCATGAGTTGTGGCTTCTTGTCCACCACgtcttgatttaattaataatactGCTGTTTTCTTCATGTTGTGTCATTTCATGTGCAATTTTTATTGTCCCAGTTAATACATGTCTTACCGCGATGTTTGTCATAATTGTCATGTACATTGTCAAATGTTCAACACTATCTGTATTAGGATAACtcatagtactattatctaataagaatttttcaaactttacattttagtatgtaaatatacattattttgtatctttgatatatatattgttatctACACACGAAGcatacataaaaaatgattcatttgTCTCCCCTGTACATGTGTGCCCTGTTTTACGGTTGGATAGTTTTGTTCGGTATACTGACTGTTGTTAGTTGTTTTATCTGGGACTGTCACTGTCTTCTGTTTGTCACATTGACagttgatttttatcaatagGTATATGacttatttgttatatttgttaTTCAATATACACACAGTGGTTGTTACATAAATGTTTGATTAGGTAATCAATTAGGAATGATTACAGTGTTGTACAATATCTATAGGTACAAGCTCTGACATCTGACATGTTATTGAATTGTTAAGTTGTGCTGGAATGTAAACTATGCTAGACTCCTGTTTAGGAAAGTGCTTCACTATTTTAGAAACTCATAGTCTTTCTcacatatacatatacttatTCATTAAGAGCGGCTGTTGCTTTTCATTAAGGAATTTAATAAGAATTGATTCAAGTTTAATTTGTACAATGTCAAATATAGGTAAATGTAATTTTGcgtatataaatgtatgtacacattatcaatttatacactgtattttttgttcagatttttgttttatttggtttttatatactttttaatattacaaatcTTTGACCAAtgttaattatatatgtatatataaatatatacgtGTACAATAGAACTTATAAACCGTCTACTAGATGTCATGGTAAAgttgttttacaataaaatgtaaaagtGATCAGAGTTTCTGAAAATATTGGTAGAAATTAGaatctgatataaaaaaattcaatatttgatCCTAGTCAATTTATTGAATTATTGTacaaacttgatataaataggTTTTATCTAAAAATGTAGCTGATCTCATATGATCCCAATATACAAGTAACAACATCCCAATTACTGGAACTTAACTGAGTTAATCTCTACTGGCCAATATTTTGTTGTCCAAAGGTTCATAGTCGGACAACAAACTATTCCGAAGTTTCATTAGTCCAAAAGAACATTATATTGACCATCCACTAGTCCGTAGTTCACAAGTCTGACGGCCAAATATTCCGAATTTTTATTAGTCAGAAGACCCACTAGTCCGAAGGCTTTAATCAGTCCAACAGCTCACTAGTCTGAAGGTTCATTAGTCCATTGGCCCACTAGTCGAGGTTAATTAATGCGAAAGTTCGTTAGTCCTATCACCCTCTATATTCCGAAGGTTCGGTATGTAGTACAAATA includes:
- the LOC128190655 gene encoding uncharacterized protein LOC128190655, translating into MRFWRRSRRRHNSSTLDNNSSGIADYSLPDGNRFRWNPLFRVNHSGRVKPFNLSINPFLHHTQELRGHVPKCLARVSQSEILMGQRVENFSSECWLQNHLHQFAHTSANDIQNSNIETAEAAEEMDDVEDDSPVGSDTERHSNTSLDNFEFESNDGDIPSEGMDNELPPDIFNYTMAVELPPYYDEPPPSYEEALAEDERRERQLYSSTRSRDAFLW